One stretch of Francisella sp. LA112445 DNA includes these proteins:
- a CDS encoding effector binding domain-containing protein: MKIVGVSTKVSNDRDDLLEQAWELFFNSEVLEYLNGQNLSQDIISVYYEYEGDHTAPYTLLIGYEVDDNFDVPTGLNSTNIELNHEVFRVEGDLPDAAIDKWQEIWTDNSKKRAYKADFDRYNPIEDFVEINVEYI, encoded by the coding sequence ATGAAAATAGTAGGCGTATCGACAAAGGTTTCAAATGATAGAGATGACTTGCTTGAGCAGGCATGGGAATTGTTTTTTAATAGTGAGGTTTTAGAATATCTTAATGGTCAAAATTTATCACAAGATATAATATCTGTTTATTATGAATATGAAGGTGATCACACAGCGCCATATACTTTGTTAATAGGTTATGAGGTAGATGATAATTTTGATGTGCCAACAGGTTTAAATTCAACTAATATTGAGTTAAATCATGAAGTTTTTAGAGTAGAAGGAGATCTTCCTGATGCTGCTATAGATAAATGGCAAGAAATATGGACTGATAATTCTAAGAAAAGAGCTTATAAAGCAGACTTTGATAGATATAACCCTATCGAAGATTTTGTTGAAATAAATGTAGAATATATTTAG